TGCTGTCTTGTTAAGCTTTTGAATTTCATGCAGTTGACAGATTTACTTTACTGTGCCTTCTGACTACCGTATCTCATAAATTCCAAATCCTGACTGCTTTATTTTCCATTATAAGTAAAACTAAcatgctttaatctatatattttatctatattatAACATGAAGGTTACTACATCTTACTTTTATTATATCTTCATCTATCTGCTTGTAAATTTTAATACATTTTGCTCGGTAAGGTAGTCCAGCTTCTATTGCTGCGTAAATTTACGTTTAATGTACAAGCATAAATCCCTTGTTAAGGTCGCATCTGTTTAACCTCCTTTTTCTCTTGATGGACTTCGGTTGAGAACCAACACTACCTCAGAGAAGCAAACGGGCTCTTTGCCTAACTGCTGGTATTGTTACCCTGCATTATACTGGAAAAAGTCCAGAATGACATAAAGAAAATTATGGTTCCTAAGTTTCAACTGTTTTGCTTAGGGTTTACGATTCAATATAGTGGATCACTTGGTTCTCATAAATAAAATGTTCCAAATTGAAATGAAACTCACATTTTCTTGGTTCTATTTGTGTATTTTCTTTGATCTGTTTTTGCTTTTTAACTTCTTTGTTCCCAAGTTCTGTTGAAGTGCTATTCATGTGGAGAAATCAATATCATGTTACAATTCATAGATTTACATACATGTTTTAACCCATCAACAAAAAATTCTTTTTGTCAGCAAAATAGACCACTAAATTCTCAGAATGTTGCTGATGCACTTCAAAAGTATAATCTCAAAAAGACTGCAGTCCAGAAAGCATTGGATGCATTAGCTGATAGTGGACAAATTTCATTCAAGGAGTATGGCAAACAGAAGATTTACCTTGCTCGGCAAGATCAATTTAAGATACCTAATGGACAAGAGCTTGATCAGATGAAGGAGGAAAATAGCAAGCTACAGGAAGAACTTCAAGTCCAAAAGAAAGCGATAAATGAGGTTGAGACTGGTATGCTTCAATGGCATTTTTGTGATGATAGTGAAGGAGATAACTTCGTTTTAGTTGGAGGGTGCCAACTGGCTCGGTTAAGTCATGGGTGTTGGATTCTGGTGGCCTCGATTTAAAATCTCACCCTCATCTGAATTTTGGCTGGGCTTCCTCCTGTCCTAGTTCTCAAAAACTTAATTTTAGTTGAATATATCTGCTTAATTATGAGTCTGCAATTCTTTCATTCTGAAAAGCAGTTTCTGATAAATCTTATCAACTTactatcaactatatgttcttgTTGCAGAAATTCGAGCTCTGCAGTCAAACTTGACATTGGAAGAGATACTTGCTAAAGAGGCTAAACTCCATATTGAGGTAACACATGCGAATACTTTTGATACTCTTCACTGGTAATAGATTGAAATACATCCCTTGTTGCCAGTAATAAATTCTGGAAGTACTATATCCAGGTCCATGAAATGGaagaaaaattgaagaaattGCATGGTGGGGTTGTTTTAGTGAAACCCGAAGACAAAAAGGTAATTGAAGAAACATATTCTGAGAAGATCAATCAGTGGAGAAAGCGCAAGAGGATGTTCAAAGATCTATGGGATGCTATAACTGAAAACTCACCCAAGGATCTCAAAGAATTTAAGGTTTTTCAGATGGGTCGTCCCTTTTCAATTTTTGCCATATTCCTTCCATTCATCTTTTTTCATGGGACTTGTTTGTTTGCAGGAGGAGCTTGGTATCGAGTACGATGAAGATGTTGGAGTTGGCTTACAGTCGTATTGTGAATTGTTGAATCTCAGTAAGAAGAGAAGAATGGCCTAGTAATATATCTTCTGCTATGTTTCCTGGGGATTGGGCTTTGTTCTCCTCCCATTTTTTCACCTTCCCCAAGTAAATATGTTCAAACAGATTGATAGTTTGTATATTCTAAAGAGGAAGGAGAATGATCTGCGGTACTCCATCTAGTTAGTTATAACCATTGTGATCGTGCTGTAGATTAATGTGCCATTCTTTTGGGTGCTGTCCAAGACTGCCGCTTCACAACCTTCAGCAAAGCTTTCTGTAGTTAAATGGGGCAGTATATTGGTTAAAAGGGCAAACTATGGTCCTTGTAGACCAGCCAAACCATGCTCAGAAAACTCTATTTTCTAGTGACATGAATGAAGACAGAAGTGAGCAAAAATTTCATTACCACAAGGCCAAAATAGTTTTTCTTCCCCCCCCCACCGGCTCATCCAAGCTCATGAACAGACATCACTACAGAGCAAATTTACACTACCTCTGGCAATACATCCAACATCAATATATTGAATTTACAAATCTAGCACCGGGTGTGGAAGGAAAATAACTAATGATCCATCTATGAAAGAGTATAATGGATCTTGCTTGAAGTTAATTTATCTCCTTTGACCCCTTGAAAATTGCAGCTAAAATCCTCTTCGGGTCCTCATGGAGACGGCTTTCTTCCATGCATTTGAGTATCTCAGGGGCACCTTACCTGCAGGATCCATTGGCACAATCTCAGTTTGAGATCCTGCGTCAGGATGATTCAACGCAGTATTATCCTCATTTCTTGATCCCAATCCCACCTTACCAATCTCCTCATATAAAGAGTCCTTCACATTAAATGTTGCTGCCTTTCTTAGGTAGGCAGGCCGAAGGTTAGTGACTCGTTGCTTGTCAAACAAGCGTTCATCCGAAGCTAAATCACTCTTCCGTAATGGTTTCGCCCC
The sequence above is a segment of the Elaeis guineensis isolate ETL-2024a chromosome 7, EG11, whole genome shotgun sequence genome. Coding sequences within it:
- the LOC105048518 gene encoding homologous-pairing protein 2 homolog isoform X1, coding for MAPKADSVEGIVLSFVNEQNRPLNSQNVADALQKYNLKKTAVQKALDALADSGQISFKEYGKQKIYLARQDQFKIPNGQELDQMKEENSKLQEELQVQKKAINEVETEIRALQSNLTLEEILAKEAKLHIEVHEMEEKLKKLHGGVVLVKPEDKKVIEETYSEKINQWRKRKRMFKDLWDAITENSPKDLKEFKEELGIEYDEDVGVGLQSYCELLNLSKKRRMA
- the LOC105048518 gene encoding homologous-pairing protein 2 homolog isoform X2, whose amino-acid sequence is MMEFVVFSMQLADMYGQNRPLNSQNVADALQKYNLKKTAVQKALDALADSGQISFKEYGKQKIYLARQDQFKIPNGQELDQMKEENSKLQEELQVQKKAINEVETEIRALQSNLTLEEILAKEAKLHIEVHEMEEKLKKLHGGVVLVKPEDKKVIEETYSEKINQWRKRKRMFKDLWDAITENSPKDLKEFKEELGIEYDEDVGVGLQSYCELLNLSKKRRMA